From a single Apium graveolens cultivar Ventura chromosome 2, ASM990537v1, whole genome shotgun sequence genomic region:
- the LOC141701944 gene encoding uncharacterized protein LOC141701944, with protein MGLEANFVAASIPKFDGDYDHWSMVMQNLLRSKEYWVAVESGYTELKSREGMTAAQITSLEEMKLKDLKAKNHLFRSLNKSILKTITQKETSKQLWDSMKLKCQGNARVKRAQLNRMRRDFEEYGEDVGDVKIVEKILRTLTDKWNYIVYSIEEAKDIDQLYVDALQSSLLVHEKKFKTGGEDEHALKITHEGNYGGRGQRRAAFRGGRGQGRGRGRQPWSKETVECYKCHKLGHFQYEC; from the exons ATGGGTTTAGAAGCAAACTTTGTAGCAGCCTCCATTCCGAAGTTTGATGGCGACTACGATCACTGGAGCATGGTCATGCAGAATCTTCTTCGCTCCAAAGAGTACTGGGTTGCTGTGGAATCAGGCTACACAGAGCTGAAGAGTAGGGAAGGGATGACGGCAGCGCAAATAACGAGCCTGGAGGAGATGAAGCTAAAGGATTTGAAGGCTAAGAATCACTTGTTTCGGTCACTTAACAAGTCAATTCTGAAGACGATCACACAGAAGGAGACATCCAAACAACTATGGGATTCCATGAAGTTGAAGTGTCAAGGCAATGCTCGAGTAAAGAGGGCTCAACTTAATCGTATGCGCCGTGATTTTGAG GAATATGGGGAAGATGTGGGTGATGTTAAGATCGTCGAGAAGATTTTAAGGACACTTACTGATAAGTGGAATTATATTGTTTATTCCATTGAGGAAGCCAAGGATATAGATCAGCTATATGTGGATGCCTTGCAAAGTTCTCTGCTGGTTCATGAGAAAAAATTCAAAACAGGTGGAGAAGATGAACATGCCTTGAAGATAACTCATGAAGGGAACTATGGTGGAAGAGGACAGAGAAGAGCTGCTTTTCGAGGAGGTCGAGGACAAGGCAGAGGCAGGGGTCGTCAACCTTGGAGTAAAGAAACAGTAGAGTGTTACAAGTGTCATAAGCTTGGACACTTTCAATATGAGTGTTAA
- the LOC141701957 gene encoding uncharacterized protein LOC141701957, with amino-acid sequence MSNNNLNKSVNDTASSSHLDDNTDADKDREQIEFQSYGNIAVDSNAHLLFIHNTDHPGLFLLAKKLVGPGNYAPWSRSMQITLNARNKYVLVNGSYPKPGINSPLCAQWEIVNDLVITWILNFVPNDISEGLNYVTTAPEVWNELREHFSGVSGHRVFQLLKDIHSGEQGNKYVEIYFHKLKGLWDEYDVLQPTVACVCGAHKVQIERDQKRKLLQFLMGLH; translated from the coding sequence ATGTCGAACAACAATTTAAACAAAAGTGTTAACGACACAGCTTCGAGTAGTCATTTAGATGATAATACTGATGCTGATAAAGATCGCGAACAGATTGAGTTTCAATCGTACGGTAATATAGCAGTAGACAGTAATGCACATCTGTTGTTCATCCATAACACGGATCATCCAGGCTTGTTTTTACTTGCTAAGAAACTCGTCGGTCCAGGTAACTATGCACCTTGGAGTCGATCGATGCAGATCACTCTCAATGCACGAAACAAATATGTTTTGGTTAATGGTTCGTATCCAAAACCAGGTATTAACTCTCCACTGTGTGCACAATGGGAGATAGTTAATGATTTAGTCATTACCTGGATTCTTAATTTCGTACCAAATGACATATCAGAAGGATTGAATTATGTCACCACTGCCCCAGAAGTGTGGAATGAATTGAGAGAACATTTCTCTGGCGTTAGTGGACATAGAGTGTTTCAGCTGCTTAAAGACATTCATAGTGGTGAACAAGGGAATAAATATGTTGAGATTTATTTTCACAAATTGAAAGGCTTGTGGGATGAGTATGATGTTCTTCAACCTACTGTGGCATGTGTTTGTGGAGCTCATAAGGTTCAGATTGAACGAGATCAGAAGAGGAAGTTACTGCAGTTCCTGATGGGTCTTCATTAG